From a region of the Defluviitalea raffinosedens genome:
- the cls gene encoding cardiolipin synthase, giving the protein MTIENTILWIINHILFINFILAILIVFFERRNPSSTWAWLMILFFVPILGFLLYLFIGQDLRKKKLFELKEEEDQIHRMVHRQEKVLHQKEIAYDYPNIQKCKDIIHLHLVGHNALYSQDNIVDIYYNGYDKFEKMIEDIEAAKDFIHIEYYIIRNDSLGKRVVELLAKKAREGVEVKLLYDGMGCIWLPKDFFKPLLEAGGEISCFLPPFLPYINLRVNYRNHRKICIIDGQKAYVGGINIGTEYLGLSKKMGFWRDTHLRIQGTAVDSLELRFLQDWRFCTKTPQIIESKYFPPKNVDGNTGIQIVSSGPDSKWSSIRNGFLKMISLSKERIYIHTPYLIPDDSLLEALKIAALSGVDVRIIIPNKPDHMFVYWASLSYVGELLQAGVKCYTYEKGFIHSKMILVDDLVSTVGTANFDIRSFKLNFEVNAFIYDEEVNTRLYEQFLRDLEDSEEITYEIYKKRGFRIKFKESVSRLLSPML; this is encoded by the coding sequence ATGACTATTGAAAACACAATTCTTTGGATTATCAATCATATTTTGTTTATTAATTTCATACTGGCGATTTTGATTGTGTTTTTTGAAAGAAGAAATCCTTCTTCTACATGGGCGTGGCTCATGATCCTGTTTTTTGTACCTATTTTAGGCTTTTTATTATATTTATTTATAGGCCAGGATTTAAGAAAAAAGAAGCTCTTTGAGCTTAAAGAAGAAGAGGACCAGATCCACAGGATGGTACACAGGCAGGAAAAAGTGCTGCACCAAAAGGAAATTGCCTATGATTACCCCAATATTCAAAAGTGTAAAGATATTATACATCTTCATCTGGTAGGACACAATGCTCTTTATTCCCAGGATAATATTGTGGACATTTATTATAATGGTTATGACAAATTTGAGAAAATGATAGAGGACATTGAAGCGGCAAAGGATTTTATCCATATAGAATATTATATTATTCGAAATGATTCTTTAGGCAAGAGGGTTGTTGAACTTTTGGCCAAAAAAGCAAGAGAAGGAGTGGAGGTTAAGCTGCTCTATGATGGCATGGGATGTATTTGGCTTCCAAAAGATTTTTTTAAGCCTTTGCTGGAAGCTGGAGGAGAAATCAGCTGTTTCTTACCGCCTTTTTTGCCTTATATCAATCTTCGTGTTAACTATAGAAACCATCGTAAAATATGTATTATCGACGGTCAGAAAGCCTATGTAGGGGGCATTAATATTGGCACGGAGTATCTGGGGTTATCAAAGAAAATGGGTTTTTGGAGAGATACGCACCTAAGAATTCAGGGAACTGCTGTGGACAGTCTGGAACTTAGGTTCTTGCAGGATTGGCGTTTCTGTACAAAAACTCCCCAAATTATAGAATCAAAATATTTTCCTCCTAAAAATGTCGATGGCAATACGGGTATTCAAATCGTTTCCAGCGGTCCTGACTCTAAATGGAGTTCCATACGAAACGGATTTTTAAAGATGATTAGCCTGTCAAAGGAAAGAATATATATCCATACCCCTTATCTTATTCCTGACGACAGTTTATTGGAAGCTTTAAAAATAGCAGCCTTATCGGGAGTGGATGTAAGAATTATTATCCCCAATAAGCCTGATCATATGTTTGTATATTGGGCATCCTTATCTTATGTTGGAGAGCTGCTTCAGGCTGGAGTTAAATGCTATACTTATGAAAAAGGATTCATACATAGTAAAATGATTTTGGTGGATGATTTAGTGAGTACCGTAGGGACGGCTAATTTCGACATCAGAAGTTTTAAGCTGAATTTTGAAGTAAATGCATTTATATATGATGAAGAGGTCAATACCAGGCTTTACGAACAGTTTCTGAGAGATTTAGAAGACAGTGAAGAAATTACTTATGAAATATACAAGAAAAGAGGATTTAGAATTAAATTCAAGGAGTCGGTTTCAAGGCTTTTGTCTCCAATGCTATAG
- a CDS encoding Dabb family protein, producing the protein MVKHIVMWRLKEASDFGSKEEIAKEAKIRLEGLKDKIKEIVSIEVGINFNPSDMAYDLVLYSEFKSKEDLDTYQEHPEHLKVATFIRANIVSRAVVDYEI; encoded by the coding sequence ATGGTTAAACATATTGTGATGTGGAGATTAAAGGAAGCTTCGGACTTTGGAAGCAAGGAAGAAATAGCGAAGGAAGCCAAAATTCGCTTAGAAGGTTTAAAGGACAAAATAAAAGAGATTGTTTCCATCGAAGTAGGCATTAATTTTAATCCCAGTGATATGGCATACGATTTGGTATTATATTCCGAATTTAAAAGCAAAGAAGATTTAGATACATATCAAGAACATCCCGAACATTTAAAAGTTGCAACCTTCATAAGAGCCAATATAGTAAGCAGAGCTGTTGTAGATTATGAAATATAA
- a CDS encoding 23S rRNA (pseudouridine(1915)-N(3))-methyltransferase RlmH — MNYKIYVVGNKIQKFYTDGIKEYVKRLSRYCKPSLVPVKNEEDLLKKLSPKSYKILIASYGAQLSSEELASKINHLGVSGKSDIAIIIGSTKANYDECLAISPMEMDLGLTATILFEQIYRAYRIINNEPYHK, encoded by the coding sequence ATGAATTACAAAATCTACGTGGTTGGCAATAAAATCCAAAAATTTTACACTGACGGGATCAAAGAATATGTCAAAAGATTAAGCCGATACTGCAAACCAAGTTTAGTTCCCGTGAAAAATGAAGAAGATCTGCTAAAAAAACTTTCTCCAAAATCCTATAAAATCTTGATCGCTTCTTATGGCGCTCAACTCTCTTCCGAAGAACTTGCATCTAAAATCAATCACCTTGGAGTGTCAGGAAAATCGGATATTGCCATAATTATAGGGTCCACGAAAGCAAATTATGATGAATGTCTTGCCATAAGCCCTATGGAAATGGACTTGGGGCTTACAGCTACTATATTATTTGAGCAAATATACCGTGCTTATCGTATTATAAACAATGAACCATATCATAAATAG
- a CDS encoding YihY/virulence factor BrkB family protein codes for MKHPKLSVIIKDLYCRFYDDEVTALGAQLTFYLVLSFFPFLIFVLSILSYTPITFDSFLMNLSGILPHEAYYAVYQTIEEIMAGGNHTLLSLGMITTLWSASNGVNALIRGLNKAYDAEETRSFLRIRGISLFFTLVIAISILFSLGLIVFGETIGRSLFSHMGLSPWFKTLWGLFRYFIIIITLVLVLMCVYRYMPNHHLSFKDVIPGTLFSALIWIVISSVFSAYVNNFGKFNMMYGSIGGIIVLLLWLYLSSIVILLGGELNGTLIFLKQGKSKPYCKKFGFSLPFMRQN; via the coding sequence TTGAAACACCCTAAGCTCAGCGTAATCATAAAAGATTTATACTGCAGATTTTATGATGATGAAGTTACGGCCTTAGGTGCACAACTTACATTTTACCTCGTATTGTCATTTTTCCCTTTTTTAATTTTTGTACTAAGCATCTTAAGCTATACTCCCATAACATTTGATTCTTTTCTTATGAATCTGTCAGGTATCCTTCCTCATGAAGCATATTATGCGGTGTATCAAACGATTGAAGAAATTATGGCGGGAGGCAATCACACTCTTTTATCCCTTGGTATGATCACCACCCTCTGGAGTGCTTCCAACGGTGTTAATGCCCTCATAAGAGGCCTTAACAAAGCCTATGACGCAGAAGAGACCCGTTCGTTTTTAAGAATTCGCGGGATTTCCTTATTCTTCACCCTTGTTATTGCGATTTCTATTCTGTTTTCTCTTGGGCTGATTGTTTTTGGAGAAACCATAGGGCGCTCTTTATTCTCACATATGGGACTATCCCCCTGGTTTAAAACCTTATGGGGATTATTTCGCTATTTTATTATCATCATTACTCTGGTGCTTGTTTTAATGTGTGTTTATCGTTATATGCCCAATCATCATCTTTCGTTTAAAGATGTGATTCCTGGAACATTGTTTTCTGCATTGATCTGGATAGTAATTTCATCTGTTTTTTCTGCTTATGTAAACAATTTTGGGAAGTTTAATATGATGTATGGAAGCATAGGAGGCATCATTGTTTTACTCCTTTGGTTGTATTTAAGCAGTATCGTCATACTCCTGGGCGGAGAACTAAATGGAACCCTGATATTTTTAAAGCAGGGGAAATCCAAACCATACTGCAAAAAGTTCGGATTCTCCCTGCCGTTTATGAGGCAAAACTAA
- a CDS encoding PTS sugar transporter subunit IIA, whose protein sequence is MFGFLKKSIEVYIVAPVSGKLMDITEVPDEVFSAKMVGDGVAIEPNNGLVVAPCNGTIVQIFNTNHAVAMKTKEGLEILIHLGIDTVKLKGEGFRRIAAVGDEVKEGDPLIEMDLETIKSLGKSTITPIIITNPQITEAMEKKNGIVEAGKDNIMVIKIKR, encoded by the coding sequence ATGTTTGGATTTTTAAAGAAAAGTATTGAAGTATATATCGTTGCACCGGTTTCTGGAAAACTGATGGATATTACAGAGGTTCCTGATGAAGTGTTTTCAGCAAAAATGGTTGGAGATGGAGTGGCTATTGAACCCAATAATGGCTTGGTCGTTGCTCCCTGCAACGGAACCATTGTCCAGATTTTTAATACCAATCATGCAGTGGCTATGAAGACTAAGGAAGGACTGGAAATCTTGATTCATTTAGGAATTGATACGGTAAAATTAAAAGGCGAGGGTTTCAGGCGTATTGCAGCAGTAGGGGATGAAGTCAAAGAAGGAGATCCACTTATAGAAATGGATCTTGAAACAATTAAGTCGTTAGGGAAATCCACAATTACCCCGATTATTATTACAAATCCTCAGATCACAGAAGCAATGGAAAAGAAAAATGGCATTGTAGAAGCAGGTAAAGACAATATCATGGTGATCAAAATAAAAAGATAA
- the nagE gene encoding N-acetylglucosamine-specific PTS transporter subunit IIBC produces the protein MSNVFGKLQKLGKALMLPVAVMPVAALMLRLGAEDVFNIPFIASAGSAVFDNLAILFAIGVAVGLAKDNNGSAALAGAVGYFVLTKGTAAINDTINMGVLAGMLAGIAAGLLYNKYHDIKLPDFLGFFGGRRFVPIVTSLVMIIAALIFGYVWPPVQGIIDAIGHGMVAAGAAGTFAFGFLNRLLIPVGLHHVINSFTWFVFGEFNGATGDLNRFFAQIPAQGLMDPSAGMFMTGFFPVMMFGLPAAALAMIKTAKKENRKAVTGALLGVAFTSFLTGITEPIEFMFMFLAPALYVAHALLTGVSMAVTYVMGIRHGFGFSAGAIDYFLNMGLATKGWLLIPVGIVFGIIYYFLFVFIIEKMDLPTPGRVDEEGGKADDLIADKGLSGLAREYIKKLGGKSNIVEVDSCITRLRLTVNDASIIKDEELKALGATGVLRPNKKNLQVVVGTKAELIANEIKRLL, from the coding sequence ATGAGTAATGTATTTGGAAAGTTACAAAAATTGGGGAAGGCATTAATGCTTCCTGTTGCTGTAATGCCGGTTGCAGCACTGATGCTTCGTCTAGGTGCGGAAGATGTATTTAATATTCCTTTTATTGCAAGTGCCGGTTCAGCGGTATTTGACAATCTGGCAATCTTGTTTGCTATTGGAGTTGCTGTTGGTTTGGCAAAAGACAATAATGGATCGGCAGCTTTGGCTGGAGCTGTAGGTTACTTTGTTCTGACGAAAGGTACAGCAGCTATTAATGATACAATCAATATGGGGGTTCTTGCAGGGATGCTTGCAGGGATTGCAGCAGGACTTTTATATAATAAATATCATGATATAAAATTACCGGATTTCTTAGGATTTTTTGGCGGAAGACGATTTGTACCCATTGTTACTTCCTTAGTTATGATTATTGCGGCATTGATATTTGGTTATGTCTGGCCTCCAGTTCAAGGAATCATCGATGCGATCGGCCATGGCATGGTAGCAGCCGGTGCAGCGGGTACATTTGCTTTTGGATTCTTAAATCGTCTGCTTATTCCAGTGGGCCTTCACCATGTTATTAACAGCTTTACATGGTTTGTATTTGGAGAATTTAACGGAGCTACAGGAGATTTGAACCGTTTCTTTGCGCAAATTCCTGCACAGGGTTTAATGGATCCATCTGCCGGAATGTTTATGACAGGATTCTTCCCAGTGATGATGTTTGGTCTTCCTGCAGCTGCATTGGCAATGATTAAAACTGCCAAAAAGGAAAACCGTAAGGCTGTTACAGGTGCATTGCTTGGAGTCGCTTTTACTTCTTTCTTAACAGGAATTACAGAACCTATTGAATTTATGTTTATGTTCCTGGCACCAGCACTTTATGTTGCGCATGCCCTTCTAACAGGTGTATCTATGGCTGTTACCTATGTAATGGGCATTCGTCACGGATTTGGATTCTCTGCAGGTGCGATTGACTATTTCTTAAATATGGGGCTTGCCACCAAAGGATGGCTGCTTATTCCTGTAGGAATTGTATTTGGTATTATTTACTATTTCTTGTTTGTATTTATTATTGAAAAAATGGATCTTCCAACTCCGGGAAGAGTGGATGAAGAAGGCGGAAAAGCAGATGATCTGATTGCAGATAAGGGACTTTCCGGTTTGGCAAGAGAATATATTAAGAAGCTCGGTGGCAAATCTAATATTGTTGAAGTAGATTCTTGTATTACGAGATTGCGTCTTACAGTTAATGATGCCAGCATCATAAAAGACGAAGAACTTAAAGCTTTAGGCGCAACTGGTGTACTTCGTCCCAATAAAAAGAATCTGCAGGTAGTTGTAGGAACAAAAGCAGAACTTATTGCCAATGAAATAAAACGTCTTCTGTAA
- a CDS encoding PRD domain-containing protein encodes MTNKSRYQIKKVMNNNVILAVDLQNHQEVVLIGKGLGFGKKEKAIIEVDKSQIEKEFRTFDKKIKEEYFSLLQQLDEDVISACEEIITIAEEQLGKLNDHIHIVLADHIGFAVERLKNGMEINNPFLFEIKTLYPREFEIGRIGEEIIRNRLKTEISESEIGFIALHLHSARQNKSISETVKDTRLLKEAVEIVEKALDYKIDPQDLSYYRLVNHLRLAINRMEQNKQVENPLLDTIKQRFSFSFEIARNIADHIKQYKDIRITDDELGYMAIHIERLRELMKSNKE; translated from the coding sequence TTGACAAACAAGTCAAGGTATCAAATAAAAAAAGTAATGAATAATAATGTGATTCTTGCAGTAGACCTTCAAAATCACCAGGAAGTAGTTTTGATTGGAAAAGGACTTGGATTTGGTAAAAAAGAAAAAGCCATTATCGAAGTAGATAAAAGTCAAATCGAAAAGGAGTTTCGCACCTTTGACAAAAAGATCAAAGAGGAGTATTTTTCTCTTTTACAGCAACTGGATGAAGACGTCATAAGTGCATGTGAAGAAATCATTACCATCGCAGAAGAGCAACTTGGAAAGTTAAACGATCACATTCATATTGTACTTGCGGACCATATAGGTTTTGCTGTAGAGCGGCTTAAAAATGGAATGGAGATCAATAATCCCTTCTTATTTGAAATCAAGACTTTATATCCTAGAGAATTCGAAATAGGAAGAATAGGAGAAGAGATTATCAGAAACAGATTAAAAACAGAAATATCCGAATCAGAAATAGGTTTTATCGCCCTTCATCTGCACTCTGCGAGACAAAATAAAAGTATTTCAGAAACGGTAAAAGATACAAGGCTTCTTAAGGAAGCTGTTGAAATTGTTGAAAAGGCTTTAGATTACAAAATTGATCCCCAAGATCTTTCGTATTATCGGTTGGTCAATCATTTAAGGCTTGCAATTAATCGGATGGAGCAGAATAAGCAGGTTGAAAATCCTCTTTTAGATACAATCAAGCAGCGTTTTTCATTTTCCTTTGAGATTGCAAGAAATATTGCAGATCATATTAAGCAATATAAAGACATTAGGATTACGGATGATGAATTAGGATATATGGCGATTCATATTGAAAGATTAAGGGAATTAATGAAATCAAATAAAGAATAG
- a CDS encoding Cof-type HAD-IIB family hydrolase: protein MQYKLIGIDMDGTLLNSKHEVTLNTQKVLTQCIKKGIKVVLASGRLWDSMYAFTKHLGLVDEYVSLNGAVITSPKEREKVFKAFIKDKDYYELLEQLKGVEMPVYVFDMDRYYTQKNWDDREIIEEISGMKAELIEDFSVIKYPTKILLSFQNEEEIKTLTQRINHPDYKLIRTGFNYIEIVRKDVSKGEAIYWLAQKYGYAKEEILTIGDSENDIEMISYAGLGIAMGNAAPNVKAVADQITDTCDNEGVAKAIEKYVLNG from the coding sequence ATGCAGTATAAGCTTATCGGGATTGATATGGATGGAACTTTACTAAATTCAAAACATGAAGTAACTTTAAATACTCAAAAGGTATTGACCCAATGTATTAAAAAAGGCATTAAAGTGGTATTGGCTTCAGGACGTTTATGGGATTCTATGTATGCTTTTACGAAGCATTTAGGACTGGTTGATGAATATGTTTCTTTAAATGGAGCGGTGATTACTTCACCAAAAGAAAGAGAAAAGGTGTTTAAGGCATTCATTAAAGATAAAGATTATTATGAGCTTCTTGAGCAATTAAAAGGCGTAGAAATGCCTGTATATGTATTTGATATGGATCGGTACTACACACAAAAGAATTGGGATGACAGAGAAATCATTGAAGAAATATCAGGAATGAAAGCAGAGCTTATAGAGGATTTCTCGGTTATCAAATATCCCACGAAGATTCTTCTGTCTTTTCAAAATGAAGAAGAGATTAAGACATTAACACAGAGAATCAATCATCCGGATTACAAGCTGATCCGAACAGGCTTTAATTATATTGAGATTGTAAGAAAAGATGTCAGCAAGGGAGAAGCAATCTACTGGCTTGCTCAAAAATATGGATATGCTAAAGAAGAGATTCTAACCATAGGGGACAGTGAAAATGATATAGAAATGATCTCTTATGCTGGTCTTGGAATTGCTATGGGGAATGCAGCACCTAATGTTAAGGCGGTGGCCGATCAAATAACAGATACCTGTGATAACGAAGGGGTTGCCAAGGCGATTGAAAAATATGTTTTAAATGGGTAA
- a CDS encoding ArsR/SmtB family transcription factor gives MEYNGIEKCDSTIIHEDVIEKVKDSMPPEETLYDLAELFKVFGDSTRIRILHALSASDMCVCDIAALLGMTQSAISHQLRVLKQARLVKYRKEGKTIYYSLADDHVTQIFAQGLEHVNE, from the coding sequence ATGGAATATAATGGAATAGAAAAATGTGACTCTACGATCATTCATGAAGATGTTATAGAAAAAGTAAAAGATTCCATGCCCCCTGAAGAAACTTTATATGATTTGGCAGAATTATTTAAAGTATTTGGAGACAGTACCAGAATCAGAATACTTCATGCCCTGTCAGCTTCCGATATGTGTGTATGTGATATTGCCGCACTCCTTGGAATGACACAATCGGCTATTTCTCATCAACTCCGGGTATTAAAACAAGCAAGACTTGTAAAGTACAGAAAAGAAGGAAAAACCATCTATTATTCTCTGGCAGATGACCATGTGACTCAAATCTTTGCCCAAGGTTTAGAACACGTTAATGAGTAA
- a CDS encoding heavy metal translocating P-type ATPase gives MVKKELILEGLHCANCAAKIETQVKAIPGVQNAYIDFVSQKLTLEINSPGTIASIIEKASTIATSVESGIRVLENTPKETKKEEKEDFKEIIPLILGIALYALGLILPLSSLNEKLIFLLSYLLVGTEVLVKALKNILKGQVFDENFLMVIATIGAFAIGEFPEAVAVMVFYQIGEFFQDLAVNRSRKNIQALMDIRPDYAHLKLENGSKVVSPEEVKVGDLILVKPGEKIPLDGIVVEGSSTLDTSALTGESLPREVKVNDEVLSGSINERGLLTIKVTKLFSESTVSKILDLVQNASSKKAPTENFITKFARYYTPTVVISAALLALIPPLFIPDATFSEWIYRALIFLVISCPCALVVSIPLGFFGGIGGASKNGILIKGSNYLEALNDVHTIVFDKTGTLTKGVFKVTKVIPKGNLSEEALLEFAALAESYSTHPIALSILKAYGKDIDKSKISAAEEIPGHGVKVNVDGNEILAGNEKLMLNHNIHVDSDTSGSLIHIAVDGNYEGLIVISDEIKEDSKQAIHELKAIGIKKTVMLTGDRHSTAKEVAEELSLDEYYSQLLPHEKVEKLELIQTQIPSKEKLIFVGDGINDAPVLAMADIGVAMGGVGSDAAIEAADIVLMTDEPSKLVSAIQIAKKTRRIVWENIIFSLGVKIFVLALGALGFATMWAAVFSDVGVALIAVLNAMRVMNTK, from the coding sequence ATGGTTAAAAAAGAACTGATTTTAGAAGGATTGCACTGTGCTAACTGTGCTGCAAAAATTGAAACTCAAGTAAAAGCTATTCCAGGAGTTCAAAATGCATATATTGATTTTGTATCTCAAAAACTCACATTAGAAATTAATTCTCCTGGTACAATAGCCTCTATAATAGAAAAAGCATCAACGATAGCTACATCTGTCGAATCCGGTATCCGTGTACTGGAAAATACACCTAAAGAGACTAAGAAAGAAGAAAAGGAAGATTTTAAAGAAATAATACCTCTGATATTGGGAATTGCTCTTTATGCTTTGGGATTAATACTTCCTCTGTCTTCATTAAATGAAAAACTTATATTTTTACTGAGTTACCTTCTGGTCGGCACGGAAGTCTTAGTAAAAGCCCTGAAAAATATATTAAAAGGGCAAGTATTCGATGAGAATTTCCTGATGGTGATTGCAACAATTGGCGCCTTTGCTATTGGAGAATTTCCTGAAGCTGTAGCGGTAATGGTCTTTTACCAAATCGGAGAATTCTTTCAGGACTTGGCGGTTAACCGCTCAAGAAAAAACATCCAGGCCTTAATGGATATCCGGCCGGACTATGCTCATCTAAAACTTGAAAACGGCAGTAAAGTCGTATCTCCTGAAGAAGTAAAAGTGGGCGATCTGATTCTTGTAAAACCCGGTGAAAAAATTCCATTGGACGGAATCGTTGTAGAAGGAAGTTCTACCCTTGATACATCGGCTCTCACTGGAGAATCTCTTCCAAGGGAAGTTAAAGTAAATGATGAAGTACTTTCAGGTTCAATTAATGAAAGAGGGTTATTAACGATCAAAGTGACAAAGCTTTTTTCTGAATCTACCGTATCAAAAATACTGGATTTGGTTCAAAATGCCAGCAGCAAAAAAGCTCCCACAGAAAACTTCATTACGAAATTTGCAAGATATTATACCCCTACCGTTGTCATTTCGGCAGCTCTTCTTGCTTTGATCCCTCCTCTTTTTATTCCTGACGCAACCTTTTCAGAGTGGATTTATAGGGCCCTTATTTTCCTGGTTATATCTTGCCCCTGTGCCCTGGTTGTTTCTATACCTCTTGGATTTTTTGGAGGAATTGGAGGCGCATCAAAAAACGGTATCCTCATAAAAGGAAGCAATTATCTGGAAGCTTTAAATGATGTGCATACCATTGTATTTGACAAAACAGGCACATTAACAAAAGGCGTATTTAAAGTAACAAAAGTAATTCCTAAAGGAAATCTTTCCGAAGAAGCATTGCTTGAATTTGCTGCATTGGCGGAAAGTTATTCTACACATCCCATTGCCCTTTCAATTTTAAAAGCCTATGGAAAAGACATCGATAAAAGCAAAATATCTGCGGCGGAAGAAATACCTGGGCACGGTGTTAAAGTAAATGTGGATGGAAATGAAATATTGGCTGGAAATGAAAAGTTAATGCTTAATCATAACATTCATGTTGATTCTGATACCTCCGGCAGTCTGATTCATATTGCGGTGGACGGAAATTATGAAGGGTTAATCGTCATTTCCGATGAAATCAAAGAAGATTCCAAACAGGCGATTCATGAATTAAAAGCCATTGGAATTAAAAAGACAGTAATGCTGACAGGCGATCGACATTCTACTGCCAAAGAAGTTGCAGAAGAACTTAGTCTGGATGAGTACTACAGTCAACTGCTTCCCCACGAAAAAGTAGAAAAATTAGAATTGATCCAAACTCAAATTCCTTCAAAAGAAAAGCTTATCTTCGTAGGAGACGGTATAAATGATGCACCGGTTCTTGCAATGGCTGACATAGGCGTTGCCATGGGAGGAGTAGGCTCCGATGCGGCAATCGAAGCTGCCGATATCGTTCTTATGACCGACGAACCTTCAAAACTTGTCTCTGCCATTCAAATTGCCAAAAAAACCCGCCGTATTGTATGGGAAAATATCATTTTTTCTCTTGGCGTTAAGATCTTTGTTCTGGCTTTAGGAGCCTTAGGTTTTGCTACGATGTGGGCAGCCGTATTTTCCGATGTAGGCGTTGCTTTAATTGCAGTATTAAATGCCATGCGTGTAATGAATACAAAATAA
- a CDS encoding HTH domain-containing protein: protein MNHYEAILDFFSKADKPVSAGQVAEATGIERKEVDKVMKKLKEEEKIVSPKRCYWELKK, encoded by the coding sequence ATGAATCATTATGAAGCAATTTTAGACTTTTTTAGCAAAGCAGATAAACCTGTGAGTGCAGGGCAAGTTGCAGAGGCAACCGGTATAGAAAGAAAAGAAGTGGATAAGGTAATGAAAAAACTTAAAGAAGAAGAAAAAATTGTATCTCCAAAGAGATGCTATTGGGAACTTAAGAAATAA